The genomic DNA CGACCAGCTTTTCTGCCCCACGGTCCTGGACGACGTGGCCTTTGGCCCGCTCAACCAGGGGCTGGGGCCGGACAAGGCCCGCCAGCGCGCCCTGGACGCCCTGGCCCAGGTGGGGCTGGCCGGTTTCGAGGGCTACGTGCCCTACCGGCTCTCGGGCGGCGAGAAGAAGCTGGTGGCCCTGGCCACCATCCTGGCCATGAACCCGGACGTGCTCGTGCTCGACGAGCCCACCTCCGGCCTCTCGCCAGAGGCCAAGGACCGGCTGGTAGCCATCCTGGCCGGGCTGCCCATGGCCCGCCTCGTGGTTTCGCACGAGCCGGACTTTCTGACCGCCACCACGGACACCCTGGTCGCCCTGCGCGGCGGGCGCATCGTGCCGGGCCGCCTCGCGCCGCACACCCATGTCCATGTCCACGAAGAGGGCGACATCCCCCACCAGCATTGATCAGCCGCCGCCCCCTTCCGACAGCATGGCCCGCGCCCGGCCATCGTCTTGCAACTTGACCGCCGGGCCGCTTTTGCGCACACTTGCCCGCCTTGGCCCGGCAGCCGGGGAAAGAACCGGCCAGTCCCGATCAAATGCGCCGCCTGGGTCTTGGCAACCCCGGATGCGATCTTATTATATGCGGCAACCAGCCGCTCCCGGCCCCACCGCAAAGGCAACCACCAATGACCGACACGTCCGGCATGATCCAGCAGACACCCTACCGCACCATCTGGCACCTCGCCTGGCCCCAGGTGCTGATGATGCTCTTTCACTTCTTCATCGGGCTGGCCGATGTCTGGGTGGCTGGCTACATCGACCGCGAGGTCCAGGCGTCGCTGGGCATCATCACCCAGTCGCTCTTCTTTCTGCTGGTGGTGGCCATGGCCGTGGCCAACGGCGCGGTGGCGGCCATCAGCCAATCCATAGGCGCCGGGCTGTACAAACGCGTGCAACGGTATGTGGGGTTGTGCCTGATCCTGGCGGTCCTGCTCGGCGGGGCCTTTCTCATTCTCGGCCTGCCCGTCAAGGGGTGGCTGATCAGCGCACTCCAGGTGCCCGCCCCCATGCGCCCGATCACCGAGTATTTCCTCGAAGTCTATCTCTTCGTGCTGCCGCCCTACTACATCCTGATCATCAGCAACGCCATCTTCCGGGCCAGGCGCGAGGTCATGTTTCCCCTCTACAGCATGGTCCTGGTCACCTTCCTGAACACGGTCCTCGACATCGGCCTGGGGCTCGGCTGGTGGGGCATGCCCAACCTCGGCTTCAAGGGACTGGCCTGGGCCACCTTTGCCTCGGTCACGGCGGGCGCCATCCTCAATGTCGCCGTCCTGTGGCGCAAGCGGCTGCTCAAGCCGTCGAGCTTTGCCCCGCTGCGCTGGATGAAGTGCGCCACGCCCTATCTCTTCAAAGTGGCCTGGCCTGCCGGGCTGATGCAGATCATCTGGCAGTCCGGGTACCTGGTTCTCTACGCCATCACCGGCAGTCTGCCTCACGGCGAGGTCGTCGCCCTGGCCGGCATGTCCATCGGCCTGCGCATCGAGGCCCTGCTCTTCCTGCCCGCCATGGCCTTCAACATGACGGCGGCCATCCTGGTGGGCAACGCGCTGGGCGCGCGCCAGCCCGACGAGGCCAAACGGGTCGGCTTTCGCATCCTGGGACTTGCCATGGTCTCCATCTGTCTGTTTTCCATCATAATCTGGCAGTTCGTCACCCCCTGGGTCGATCTGCTCACCCGAGACGCCGACGTAGCGGCCCAAGCCGTCAGCTATCTCAAGTGGAACGTCCTGGCCGTGCCCTTCACCCTGACCAGCATGATCCTGGCCGGGGCCTTCAACGGCGCAGGGGCCACACTCTACAACATGCTCATCATGGGCGGAGCCACCTGGCTGCTGCGACTGCCCCTGGCCTACTGGCTCGGGCACCACGCCCTGGACGACGCCGAGGGCATCTGGATCGCCATGTTTGTTTCGCAGATAGGCCAATCCATGACCCTGCTCTATTTCTTCACCTTCAAAAACTGGCAGCGTTTCGCTATGATCAAGGTCCGCAACGGAACCAACGCCAGCAAGGACGTTTCATGACCCTCGAATTCTCCCCCATCACCCTGGACCGGCAAAAGGAATACCACGCGGCCCTGACCGGCTGCCCCCAGCTGCTGACCAGCGACTTCTCCTTTGCCAACGTCTATGGCTGGAGCGAGCACTATGGCCTGGAATGGGCCTTTCACAAGGACACGTGCTTCATCCGCCAGACCAGACCGCAGATCGTCTACTGGGCCCCTGTCGGCCCCTGGGAGAAGTACGACTGGAAAGAGTGCTGCGCCATGCGCGAGAGCAAACGGTTCACCCGCGTGCCCGAGGATCTGGCCCGGCTCTGGAAATCGGCCTACGGCAACGGCATCGCCATCACCGAAAACCGCGACCACTGGGACTACATCTACTCCGTGGAAGAGCTGATCAGCCTCACAGGCAAGAAATTCCACAAGAAGAAGAACTTGCTCAACCAGTTCATCAAGGGGTATTCCTTCCAGTACGAGTCCATGGGTCCGGAATGCGTGGAGGAAGTGCTCGAAATGCAGGACGAGTGGTACAAGTGGTACGAGGAGAACAACCCCTCCGAGGCCCTCAAGGCGGAGAACCGGGCCATCACCCGCGTGCTGCTCAACTTCGACCAGATCACGGGGCTCATGGGCGCGACCCTGCGCGTGGACGGCAAGGTCATCGCCTACACCGTGGCCGAGCCCCTGTGCGAAGACTCCATCGTCATCCACTTCGAGAAGGGCGACATCCGCTACAAGGGCGTGTATCAGGCCATCAACCAGATGTTCCTGGAAAACGACGGCGCGGAGTACACCAACGTCAACCGCGAGCAGGACCTGGGCGACGAAGGGCTCCGCAAGGCAAAACTGTCATACAACCCAACTTTCTTCCTGAAGAAATTCAACGCAACACTGCTGTAAGCGGAGCTCGTCATGAATAAAAATGTCGATGTCGTCATCAACGTCTGCGGCAAGCCGCTCCAGACCACCCTGGCCCTCCTGTCACTGGAGCGTGCCTGCGGTGATCGCATAGACACCATCTATTTCACCGAGGAAAGCACCACCAAGACCGAACTGAACGTGCCGGTCATCGACGACGCCAATTTCGAATACATCCGCAGCCGTCTCAAATCCAAGGTGGTCTACCACCGCCCCACGCAGTGGAACTACTGCTTCGCCCTGGAGCCGAAACGGCTTGACGACAGGGACTACCGCCATTCCATCCGCTATCAGTACGGGTGGGAGATGACGGACAAGAATCACATCCTAATCATCCACAACGACACCTATTTCCGCAGCGACGTCATCGGCGCGATGCTGGATGAGATTGGCGACCATGCGGCCATCGGCCACATTGGCCAGTGCTGGTACTGCCCGGCGGCCTTCACTGGCAAATGCGACAGCGACCGCTACCTGGAGTTCAGGCCTGACTTCGAAGAGCTTTTCCGCCTCTACAAGACAACCACACCGCCCCAGGGCAGCATGCTCCGCGCCTATCACATGCCGACCATCGACCCCATGTTCATCCGCCAGCCGTGGCCCCTGCCCGAGTGCCGGGTCAACGAATGGTGCGCGCTGATCAAC from Pseudodesulfovibrio aespoeensis Aspo-2 includes the following:
- a CDS encoding DUF2156 domain-containing protein; this encodes MTLEFSPITLDRQKEYHAALTGCPQLLTSDFSFANVYGWSEHYGLEWAFHKDTCFIRQTRPQIVYWAPVGPWEKYDWKECCAMRESKRFTRVPEDLARLWKSAYGNGIAITENRDHWDYIYSVEELISLTGKKFHKKKNLLNQFIKGYSFQYESMGPECVEEVLEMQDEWYKWYEENNPSEALKAENRAITRVLLNFDQITGLMGATLRVDGKVIAYTVAEPLCEDSIVIHFEKGDIRYKGVYQAINQMFLENDGAEYTNVNREQDLGDEGLRKAKLSYNPTFFLKKFNATLL
- a CDS encoding energy-coupling factor ABC transporter ATP-binding protein — encoded protein: MTHHAVIELKDIEYAFPDRGNCLSGLNFHLHQGERIGLFGPNGAGKTTMLHILMGLIRPDRGEVRLFGRTMADGRSFDEARLRIGFLFQHSDDQLFCPTVLDDVAFGPLNQGLGPDKARQRALDALAQVGLAGFEGYVPYRLSGGEKKLVALATILAMNPDVLVLDEPTSGLSPEAKDRLVAILAGLPMARLVVSHEPDFLTATTDTLVALRGGRIVPGRLAPHTHVHVHEEGDIPHQH
- a CDS encoding MATE family efflux transporter gives rise to the protein MTDTSGMIQQTPYRTIWHLAWPQVLMMLFHFFIGLADVWVAGYIDREVQASLGIITQSLFFLLVVAMAVANGAVAAISQSIGAGLYKRVQRYVGLCLILAVLLGGAFLILGLPVKGWLISALQVPAPMRPITEYFLEVYLFVLPPYYILIISNAIFRARREVMFPLYSMVLVTFLNTVLDIGLGLGWWGMPNLGFKGLAWATFASVTAGAILNVAVLWRKRLLKPSSFAPLRWMKCATPYLFKVAWPAGLMQIIWQSGYLVLYAITGSLPHGEVVALAGMSIGLRIEALLFLPAMAFNMTAAILVGNALGARQPDEAKRVGFRILGLAMVSICLFSIIIWQFVTPWVDLLTRDADVAAQAVSYLKWNVLAVPFTLTSMILAGAFNGAGATLYNMLIMGGATWLLRLPLAYWLGHHALDDAEGIWIAMFVSQIGQSMTLLYFFTFKNWQRFAMIKVRNGTNASKDVS